The DNA segment AATTTGAGCCAACAAAACCACTATATCCAATCAAGGCACTTTTAAAATACATCGTTTATTATTTAATCTCTATAGACAAAAACCTTTATCAAATAATAATTTAAAAGAGTAACCAAGGCAATAGTAGTTATTTGTGCAATAACTTCATGTAACTTAAACTCTGAAACTAAAGTATATAAAACGATTAGATTCACTAGCAATGTTAGACAATAGACAAAGGCATATTTTAACAAACCTTTAAACATAATATTGACATTAAAGACCCACAGTGATGTAAAAAC comes from the bacterium SCSIO 12844 genome and includes:
- a CDS encoding GtrA family protein, whose product is MFLLTGGLNTLISLLLFILLLHIGVYYLVASSITYIFGIIEGYVFTSLWVFNVNIMFKGLLKYAFVYCLTLLVNLIVLYTLVSEFKLHEVIAQITTIALVTLLNYYLIKVFVYRD